Proteins encoded in a region of the Triplophysa rosa linkage group LG6, Trosa_1v2, whole genome shotgun sequence genome:
- the spopla gene encoding speckle-type POZ protein-like A isoform X3, producing the protein MSGVPTTPPPGEMGSGPVAESWCYTQVKVVKFSYMWTINNFSFCREEMGEVLKSSTFSSGPNDKMKWCLRVNPKGLDDESKDYLSLYLLLVSCPKSEVRAKFKFSLLNAKREETKAMESQRAYRFVQGKDWGFKKFIRRDFLLDEANGLLPDDKLTLFCEVSVVQDSVNISGQSNMNMLKVPECQLSDDLGNLWECSRFTDCSLYVGGQEFKAHKSILAVWPYVERSSYHLTDRFITFLAARSPVFNAMFEHEMEESKKNRVDISDVEPEVFKEMMGFIYTGKAPNLEKMADSLLAAADKYALERLKVMCEEALCNSLSVENVADTLILADLHSAEQLKAQAIDFINRCSVLRQLGCKDGKNWNSNHATDIMETAGWKSMIQSHPHLVAEAFRALASAQCPPFGLPRKRLKQS; encoded by the exons ATGTCGGGGGTCCCGACGACTCCTCCTCCAGGGGAGATGGGCAGTGGCCCTGTGGCAGAAAGCTGGTGCTATACCCAG GTCAAGGTAGTAAAGTTTTCTTACATGTGGACCATAAATAACTTTAGCTTCTGTCGAGAAGAGATGGGTGAAGTATTGAAGAGCTCTACCTTCTCCTCAGGACCTAATGATAAAATGAAATG GTGCCTGCGGGTCAATCCGAAGGGACTCGATGATGAAAGTAAAGATTATCTATCGCTGTATTTGCTACTAGTTAGTTGTCCGAAAAGTGAAGTCAGAGCCAAGTTCAAGTTTTCTTTACTGAATGCTAAAAGAGAGGAGACGAAGGCTATGG AAAGCCAAAGAGCCTATCGGTTCGTCCAGGGCAAAGACTGGGGCTTCAAAAAATTTATTAGAAGAGATTTTCTGCTTGATGAAGCAAACGGGCTGCTACCAGATGATAAACTCACATTATTCTGCGAG GTGAGTGTTGTCCAGGATTCAGTGAACATCTCCGGACAGTCCAATATGAACATGCTGAAGGTTCCAGAATGCCAGTTGTCCGACGACCTGGGTAACTTGTGGGAATGCTCAAGGTTCACGGACTGCTCTCTTTATGTGGGCGGGCAGGAGTTCAAAGCCCACAAATCCATTCTGGCAG TGTGGCCATATGTCGAGAGGAGCTCATATCATTTGACTGAcagatttattacttttttggcAGCAAGATCACCGGTGTTTAATGCCATGTTTGAGCATGAAATGGAAGAGAGTAAAAAG AACCGAGTGGATATCAGTGATGTGGAACCAGaggtttttaaagaaatgatgGGCTTCATATACACAGGCAAAGCACCCAATTTAGAAAAAATGGCTGATAGTTTATTAGCCGCTGCTGATAAA TACGCTCTGGAGCGTTTAAAGGTCATGTGTGAGGAAGCCCTTTGCAACAGTCTCTCGGTGGAGAACGTGGCAGATACCCTCATCCTGGCCGACTTGCACAGCGCCGAGCAGCTCAAAGCACAGGCCATAGATTTTATCAACAG GTGCAGTGTCCTCCGACAGCTGGGCTGTAAAGATGGGAAAAACTGGAATAGCAA CCACGCCACGGATATAATGGAGACCGCAGGGTGGAAGTCAATGATCCAGTCTCATCCTCACTTAGTGGCGGAGGCTTTCCGCGCGCTCGCGTCAGCACAGTGCCCCCCCTTCGGCCTGCCAAGGAAGCGCCTAAAACAGTCCTGA
- the LOC130555588 gene encoding UDP-glucuronosyltransferase 1A5-like, producing MSALVLLLCLSCLGSVQAGKLLVIPTDGSHWIGMKPLVEELGSRRNHVVVVILEASLSMGPSDHILTYPVPYTKANLEERVNAGISNLFNADISTNLGRFRGFINTMDMFNFLTSQNLESVLFNKDLMKKLKDYNFDAILTDLFDTTGVIICEYLSIPAIYTQTSHPCGVDSLASQCSSSPSFVPQPLTNFSDRMSFWQSGVNLIRTLVQPMGCRHLFTNANEIASRVLQRKTSMVEIMSCAALWFMWVDFAFEFARPVMTYASLLKDWIARNRNLCHK from the coding sequence ATGTCTGCTTTGGTTTTGCTCTTGTGTCTTTCCTGCCTGGGCTCAGTGCAGGCTGGGAAGTTACTGGTTATTCCAACAGATGGCAGCCATTGGATAGGAATGAAGCCTTTGGTGGAAGAGCTTGGAAGTAGACGTAACCATGTGGTCGTTGTTATCCTAGAAGCAAGTCTGAGTATGGGTCCATCTGATCATATTCTGACATATCCGGTACCCTACACCAAAGCCAATCTGGAGGAGAGGGTAAATGCAGGCATTTCTAACCTTTTTAATGCAGATATATCTACAAATCTAGGGAGGTTTAGAGGATTTATCAACACTATGGATATGTTTAACTTTCTCACATCACAGAACCTCGAGAGTGTGCTCTTTAATAAGGATTTGATGAAGAAACTAAAAGACTACAACTTTGATGCTATTCTCACAGATCTATTTGACACCACTGGTGTTATTATTTGTGAATATCTCTCAATTCCAGCCATTTACACGCAAACAAGTCACCCTTGTGGAGTTGACAGTCTAGCCAGTCAATGCTCAAGTTCGCCCTCTTTTGTTCCACAACCATTAACAAATTTTTCTGACCGCATGAGTTTTTGGCAAAGCGGTGTTAACCTCATAAGAACTTTGGTGCAGCCCATGGGTTGTAGACATTTGTTCACTAATGCGAATGAGATTGCCTCACGTGTTCTACAGAGAAAAACTTCCATGGTGGAGATCATGAGTTGTGCTGCTCTCTGGTTTATGTGGGTGGATTTTGCATTTGAATTTGCAAGACCTGTGATGACCTATGCGTCTTTGTTGAAGGACTGGATAGCAAGAAACCGAAACCTCTGCCACAAGTAA
- the spopla gene encoding speckle-type POZ protein-like A isoform X1 — MARKGLVAKALGPSALLVVGGELTMSGVPTTPPPGEMGSGPVAESWCYTQVKVVKFSYMWTINNFSFCREEMGEVLKSSTFSSGPNDKMKWCLRVNPKGLDDESKDYLSLYLLLVSCPKSEVRAKFKFSLLNAKREETKAMESQRAYRFVQGKDWGFKKFIRRDFLLDEANGLLPDDKLTLFCEVSVVQDSVNISGQSNMNMLKVPECQLSDDLGNLWECSRFTDCSLYVGGQEFKAHKSILAVWPYVERSSYHLTDRFITFLAARSPVFNAMFEHEMEESKKNRVDISDVEPEVFKEMMGFIYTGKAPNLEKMADSLLAAADKYALERLKVMCEEALCNSLSVENVADTLILADLHSAEQLKAQAIDFINRCSVLRQLGCKDGKNWNSNHATDIMETAGWKSMIQSHPHLVAEAFRALASAQCPPFGLPRKRLKQS, encoded by the exons GTTTAGTGGCGAAAGCTTTGGGACCGTCAGCGCTTCTTGTAGTGGGGGGAGAGCTGACCATGTCGGGGGTCCCGACGACTCCTCCTCCAGGGGAGATGGGCAGTGGCCCTGTGGCAGAAAGCTGGTGCTATACCCAG GTCAAGGTAGTAAAGTTTTCTTACATGTGGACCATAAATAACTTTAGCTTCTGTCGAGAAGAGATGGGTGAAGTATTGAAGAGCTCTACCTTCTCCTCAGGACCTAATGATAAAATGAAATG GTGCCTGCGGGTCAATCCGAAGGGACTCGATGATGAAAGTAAAGATTATCTATCGCTGTATTTGCTACTAGTTAGTTGTCCGAAAAGTGAAGTCAGAGCCAAGTTCAAGTTTTCTTTACTGAATGCTAAAAGAGAGGAGACGAAGGCTATGG AAAGCCAAAGAGCCTATCGGTTCGTCCAGGGCAAAGACTGGGGCTTCAAAAAATTTATTAGAAGAGATTTTCTGCTTGATGAAGCAAACGGGCTGCTACCAGATGATAAACTCACATTATTCTGCGAG GTGAGTGTTGTCCAGGATTCAGTGAACATCTCCGGACAGTCCAATATGAACATGCTGAAGGTTCCAGAATGCCAGTTGTCCGACGACCTGGGTAACTTGTGGGAATGCTCAAGGTTCACGGACTGCTCTCTTTATGTGGGCGGGCAGGAGTTCAAAGCCCACAAATCCATTCTGGCAG TGTGGCCATATGTCGAGAGGAGCTCATATCATTTGACTGAcagatttattacttttttggcAGCAAGATCACCGGTGTTTAATGCCATGTTTGAGCATGAAATGGAAGAGAGTAAAAAG AACCGAGTGGATATCAGTGATGTGGAACCAGaggtttttaaagaaatgatgGGCTTCATATACACAGGCAAAGCACCCAATTTAGAAAAAATGGCTGATAGTTTATTAGCCGCTGCTGATAAA TACGCTCTGGAGCGTTTAAAGGTCATGTGTGAGGAAGCCCTTTGCAACAGTCTCTCGGTGGAGAACGTGGCAGATACCCTCATCCTGGCCGACTTGCACAGCGCCGAGCAGCTCAAAGCACAGGCCATAGATTTTATCAACAG GTGCAGTGTCCTCCGACAGCTGGGCTGTAAAGATGGGAAAAACTGGAATAGCAA CCACGCCACGGATATAATGGAGACCGCAGGGTGGAAGTCAATGATCCAGTCTCATCCTCACTTAGTGGCGGAGGCTTTCCGCGCGCTCGCGTCAGCACAGTGCCCCCCCTTCGGCCTGCCAAGGAAGCGCCTAAAACAGTCCTGA
- the nxph2a gene encoding neurexophilin-2 has protein sequence MQILSAVLLLFCLRKVTCRRVQIPEVGLADWGDAENKKNPSPKSASPRVLNPLRLFTRGSPGLKSNMREITYLENIEDSWDWLSNQTDGREAHSRTRRRPIVKTGKFKKMFGWGDFNSNIKTVKLNLLITGKIVDHGNGTFSVYFRHNSTGLGNVSVSLVPPSKVVEFEIAQQSTLETKDSKSFNCRIEYQKTDRSKKTSHCSFDPSNVCYQESTQSHVSWLCSKPFKVICIYIAFYSVDYKLVQKICPDYNYHSETPYASTG, from the exons ATGCAAATTCTTTCAGCTGTTCTGCTCCTTTTTTGTTTGCGCAAG GTCACGTGCAGAAGGGTCCAGATTCCTGAGGTGGGCCTTGCGGACTGGGGGGATGCTGAAAACAAGAAGAACCCCTCCCCCAAAAGCGCCAGCCCTCGTGTTCTCAACCCCCTGCGCCTTTTCACCCGGGGTTCCCCTGGGCTCAAGAGCAACATGAGGGAGATAACGTATTTGGAAAACATAGAGGACTCCTGGGACTGGTTATCTAACCAGACAGATGGTAGAGAGGCGCACAGCAGGACTAGACGCAGACCTATCGTGAAAACTGGCAAGTTCAAAAAAATGTTCGGCTGGGGAGACTTCAACTCCAACATCAAGACTGTTAAATTGAACCTCCTCATAACTGGAAAGATAGTGGACCATGGAAACGGTACGTTCAGTGTATACTTCCGCCACAACTCCACGGGTCTGGGGAACGTCTCCGTCAGTCTGGTGCCACCTTCTAAGGTGGTGGAGTTTGAGATCGCTCAGCAGTCGACGCTGGAGACCAAAGACTCCAAATCTTTCAACTGTCGTATCGAGTACCAGAAAACAGACCGCAGCAAAAAGACTTCACACTGCAGCTTTGACCCGTCCAACGTGTGTTACCAAGAGTCCACCCAGAGCCACGTCTCCTGGCTCTGCTCGAAACCCTTCAAAGTCATATGCATCTACATCGCTTTCTACAGCGTTGACTATAAACTGGTGCAGAAGATCTGCCCAGATTACAACTATCACAGTGAAACACCGTATGCTTCCACAGGTTAA
- the LOC130555587 gene encoding UDP-glucuronosyltransferase 1A5-like produces the protein MSALVLLSCLFCLGSVQAGKLLVIPADGSHWTGMKPLVEELGRRGNQVVVVIPEASLSMGPSDHTTTLTYPVPYTKAKLEENVDTGISNLLNADVSTDLARFRGFISTMDLLKTLASRNLESALFNKDLMKKLKDYNFDAILTDPFEPTGVILGEYLSIPAIYTQISHPCGADTLASKCPHPPSYVPQPLTHFSDRMSFWQRSVNLLRTLVQPMGCAYMFINADEIASRVLQKKTSMVEIMSRAALWFMRFDFAFELPRPMMPNMVLVGGLDSKKTKPLPQVSV, from the coding sequence ATGTCTGCTTTAGTGTTGCTCTCGTGTCTTTTTTGCCTGGGTTCAGTGCAGGCTGGGAAGTTACTGGTTATTCCAGCAGATGGCAGCCACTGGACAGGAATGAAGCCTTTGGTGGAGGAACTTGGACGTAGGGGTAACCAGGTGGTGGTTGTCATCCCAGAAGCAAGTCTGAGTATGGGTCCATCTGATCATACCACTACTCTGACATATCCAGTACCCTACACAAAAGCCAAGCTGGAGGAGAACGTAGATACAGGCATTTCTAACCTTTTAAATGCAGATGTATCTACAGATCTTGCAAGGTTTAGAGGTTTCATCAGCACTATGGATTTGCTTAAAACTCTTGCATCACGGAACCTTGAGAGTGCGCTCTTTAATAAGGATTTGATGAAGAAACTGAAAGACTACAACTTTGATGCGATTCTCACAGATCCATTTGAGCCGACTGGAGTTATTCTTGGCGAATATCTCTCAATTCCAGCCATTTACACGCAAATAAGTCATCCTTGTGGTGCCGACACTCTTGCCAGTAAATGCCCACACCCGCCCTCTTATGTTCCTCAACCTTTAACTCATTTTTCTGACCGCATGAGTTTTTGGCAAAGAAGTGTGAACCTGTTAAGAACTCTGGTGCAGCCCATGGGTTGTGCATATATGTTTATTAATGCGGATGAGATTGCCTCACgtgttctacagaaaaaaacatccatggTGGAGATCATGAGTCGTGCTGCTCTGTGGTTTATGCGGTTTGACTTTGCCTTTGAACTTCCGCGGCCAATGATGCCCAACATGGTCCTTGTTGGAGGACTAGATAGCAAAAAAACGAAACCTCTGCCACAAGTAAGTGTTTAA
- the spopla gene encoding speckle-type POZ protein-like A isoform X2, which yields MARKGLVAKALGPSALLVVGGELTMSGVPTTPPPGEMGSGPVAESWCYTQVKVVKFSYMWTINNFSFCREEMGEVLKSSTFSSGPNDKMKWCLRVNPKGLDDESKDYLSLYLLLVSCPKSEVRAKFKFSLLNAKREETKAMESQRAYRFVQGKDWGFKKFIRRDFLLDEANGLLPDDKLTLFCEVSVVQDSVNISGQSNMNMLKVPECQLSDDLGNLWECSRFTDCSLYVGGQEFKAHKSILAARSPVFNAMFEHEMEESKKNRVDISDVEPEVFKEMMGFIYTGKAPNLEKMADSLLAAADKYALERLKVMCEEALCNSLSVENVADTLILADLHSAEQLKAQAIDFINRCSVLRQLGCKDGKNWNSNHATDIMETAGWKSMIQSHPHLVAEAFRALASAQCPPFGLPRKRLKQS from the exons GTTTAGTGGCGAAAGCTTTGGGACCGTCAGCGCTTCTTGTAGTGGGGGGAGAGCTGACCATGTCGGGGGTCCCGACGACTCCTCCTCCAGGGGAGATGGGCAGTGGCCCTGTGGCAGAAAGCTGGTGCTATACCCAG GTCAAGGTAGTAAAGTTTTCTTACATGTGGACCATAAATAACTTTAGCTTCTGTCGAGAAGAGATGGGTGAAGTATTGAAGAGCTCTACCTTCTCCTCAGGACCTAATGATAAAATGAAATG GTGCCTGCGGGTCAATCCGAAGGGACTCGATGATGAAAGTAAAGATTATCTATCGCTGTATTTGCTACTAGTTAGTTGTCCGAAAAGTGAAGTCAGAGCCAAGTTCAAGTTTTCTTTACTGAATGCTAAAAGAGAGGAGACGAAGGCTATGG AAAGCCAAAGAGCCTATCGGTTCGTCCAGGGCAAAGACTGGGGCTTCAAAAAATTTATTAGAAGAGATTTTCTGCTTGATGAAGCAAACGGGCTGCTACCAGATGATAAACTCACATTATTCTGCGAG GTGAGTGTTGTCCAGGATTCAGTGAACATCTCCGGACAGTCCAATATGAACATGCTGAAGGTTCCAGAATGCCAGTTGTCCGACGACCTGGGTAACTTGTGGGAATGCTCAAGGTTCACGGACTGCTCTCTTTATGTGGGCGGGCAGGAGTTCAAAGCCCACAAATCCATTCTGGCAG CAAGATCACCGGTGTTTAATGCCATGTTTGAGCATGAAATGGAAGAGAGTAAAAAG AACCGAGTGGATATCAGTGATGTGGAACCAGaggtttttaaagaaatgatgGGCTTCATATACACAGGCAAAGCACCCAATTTAGAAAAAATGGCTGATAGTTTATTAGCCGCTGCTGATAAA TACGCTCTGGAGCGTTTAAAGGTCATGTGTGAGGAAGCCCTTTGCAACAGTCTCTCGGTGGAGAACGTGGCAGATACCCTCATCCTGGCCGACTTGCACAGCGCCGAGCAGCTCAAAGCACAGGCCATAGATTTTATCAACAG GTGCAGTGTCCTCCGACAGCTGGGCTGTAAAGATGGGAAAAACTGGAATAGCAA CCACGCCACGGATATAATGGAGACCGCAGGGTGGAAGTCAATGATCCAGTCTCATCCTCACTTAGTGGCGGAGGCTTTCCGCGCGCTCGCGTCAGCACAGTGCCCCCCCTTCGGCCTGCCAAGGAAGCGCCTAAAACAGTCCTGA